Proteins encoded within one genomic window of Chloroflexota bacterium:
- a CDS encoding DDE-type integrase/transposase/recombinase, whose protein sequence is MSETELIKEIAKMFEKPPVAHLAEVTYTQTITITCKHCGSKNVVKYGTKGDTQYYLCRDCKRTFAGTDALPGMKYPPDQIATAVSLFYSGLSIDAIRRELDSIYHVYPSDSTVYEWIIKYTKGAVNDANLSNIKVGSVWIADETVIKLDQDVNVWFWDIIDDQTRFLLASHMSFTRTTKDAEALMQKALDRAGKVPRIVYTDKLRAYLDGIELVFGADTKHKQGSPFDIGNSNNLIERFHGTLKARTKVMRGMRNKETAKLIMDGWLINYNFFRPHEAIGNRTPAEVAKADYPYKNWKDVVMQGTVRK, encoded by the coding sequence ATGAGTGAAACCGAACTAATTAAGGAAATAGCCAAGATGTTTGAAAAGCCACCAGTAGCCCATTTAGCGGAAGTTACCTATACTCAGACAATCACTATAACCTGCAAGCATTGTGGCTCTAAAAATGTGGTTAAATACGGGACAAAGGGAGATACCCAATACTATCTGTGCCGTGATTGTAAGCGAACCTTTGCTGGGACTGACGCTCTTCCTGGAATGAAGTATCCACCAGACCAGATAGCAACGGCTGTCAGCTTATTCTATTCAGGACTTTCTATTGATGCTATCCGTAGGGAGTTAGATAGCATCTACCACGTCTACCCTTCCGACTCCACCGTTTATGAGTGGATAATCAAATATACAAAGGGTGCCGTAAATGATGCTAATCTCTCCAATATCAAAGTAGGCTCAGTTTGGATAGCTGATGAGACTGTGATTAAATTAGACCAAGATGTGAATGTCTGGTTTTGGGATATAATTGATGACCAGACCCGCTTCCTTTTGGCTTCTCACATGTCCTTCACCCGCACAACAAAGGATGCTGAAGCATTGATGCAAAAAGCCCTAGACCGAGCTGGTAAAGTGCCTCGAATCGTTTACACTGACAAACTAAGAGCCTATCTCGATGGAATCGAGCTTGTTTTCGGCGCAGATACGAAACATAAACAGGGAAGTCCTTTTGATATAGGGAATAGTAATAACCTTATTGAGAGATTTCACGGCACTCTTAAAGCTAGAACAAAGGTTATGCGTGGTATGCGCAACAAAGAGACAGCAAAGCTGATAATGGACGGCTGGCTGATAAACTACAACTTTTTCAGACCTCATGAAGCCATTGGGAATAGGACACCCGCCGAAGTTGCTAAGGCTGATTACCCTTACAAGAACTGGAAAGATGTAGTGATGCAAGGCACGGTGAGAAAATGA
- a CDS encoding peptidylprolyl isomerase, whose protein sequence is MKRILTLVVIILLVTLAVISCGEKAPEQAPAPEAKPKTYSSPPSMTIDTSKQYTAIIETEKGNMVAELFAKDVPMTVNNFVFLAREGFYDGSTFHRVIPGFMAQGGDPTGTGMGGAGYKFDDEFTAHKHDAGVLSMANSGSNTNSAQFFITFAPQHGLDGKHTVFGQLIEGMNVLEQLTPRDPNQNPQFKGDTILRITIEES, encoded by the coding sequence ATGAAGAGAATCCTTACTCTGGTTGTAATTATCCTTCTGGTGACGCTCGCTGTAATTTCATGTGGTGAGAAGGCACCCGAACAAGCACCGGCGCCAGAGGCGAAACCGAAAACCTATTCATCACCGCCTTCGATGACTATCGATACCAGTAAGCAGTATACGGCGATTATTGAGACAGAAAAGGGGAATATGGTAGCAGAACTATTCGCCAAAGATGTACCGATGACGGTTAATAACTTCGTCTTTCTGGCCCGGGAAGGATTTTATGATGGCTCCACATTTCACCGGGTTATACCGGGCTTTATGGCCCAGGGTGGTGACCCAACAGGTACTGGAATGGGTGGCGCCGGCTATAAATTTGATGACGAATTTACCGCACACAAACACGATGCCGGAGTGCTCTCCATGGCCAATAGCGGATCGAATACCAACAGCGCCCAATTCTTCATCACGTTTGCACCGCAGCACGGACTTGATGGCAAGCACACCGTTTTTGGTCAGTTAATTGAGGGGATGAATGTCCTCGAGCAGCTGACGCCCAGAGACCCGAACCAGAATCCGCAATTCAAAGGCGATACCATACTGCGGATAACCATTGAAGAAAGCTGA
- a CDS encoding VTT domain-containing protein, which produces MSEQEPEKKPSAKTAYLLGLFGIAATLLMAVAVVYYWEWVRGLGAYGYVGAFLISILGGATIIVPVPMLAVIFALGRVMEHTWLVGIANGLGETVGALTIYMTGYGGGSAIYHRTQGRLQAAYEKLVRLMERRGWLILFVLAAVLNPFFYPAALAAGALRFGAKRYILITCVGKIIKGMTVAYAGYWGLRGLLRMLGAPI; this is translated from the coding sequence ATGTCCGAACAGGAACCAGAAAAGAAGCCCTCCGCTAAGACAGCCTATCTCCTGGGTCTCTTCGGTATCGCAGCCACACTACTCATGGCGGTGGCTGTTGTTTATTACTGGGAGTGGGTGAGGGGCCTTGGGGCATATGGATATGTTGGTGCTTTCCTTATCAGTATTCTCGGCGGGGCAACGATTATCGTCCCGGTGCCCATGCTGGCAGTCATCTTCGCCCTGGGCAGGGTAATGGAGCACACCTGGCTGGTTGGCATTGCCAATGGTCTGGGCGAAACGGTGGGGGCACTCACTATATACATGACCGGCTACGGCGGCGGCTCGGCAATTTACCACCGCACGCAAGGCAGACTGCAGGCCGCCTACGAAAAACTCGTGCGACTTATGGAACGAAGAGGTTGGCTCATCCTCTTCGTGCTGGCGGCGGTACTTAACCCCTTTTTTTACCCGGCGGCTTTGGCCGCTGGGGCACTGCGTTTCGGTGCCAAGAGGTACATCTTGATTACCTGTGTTGGCAAGATAATCAAGGGTATGACCGTCGCCTATGCTGGCTACTGGGGGCTACGTGGCCTGCTCAGGATGCTCGGGGCACCAATTTAA
- a CDS encoding SDR family NAD(P)-dependent oxidoreductase, giving the protein MKLEGKVAIITGAGRGIGQGIAYCFAEEGADLTLCSRSPIEVEKTAEKIRAMGRKVLPVQADVTQFHEVQQLVQGTLNIFGKIDILVNNVGGGRSEVGVGGGAVSKRGFSILDLTDDDWDGAYEVNLKSQVYMCRAVAPHMKAQKAAKS; this is encoded by the coding sequence GTGAAGCTCGAGGGCAAAGTAGCCATTATAACCGGGGCCGGCAGGGGAATCGGGCAGGGGATTGCCTATTGTTTCGCCGAGGAGGGAGCTGACCTGACTCTCTGCTCACGAAGCCCGATTGAGGTGGAGAAGACTGCTGAAAAGATCCGGGCAATGGGCCGAAAAGTTCTGCCCGTCCAAGCTGATGTTACACAATTCCACGAGGTGCAGCAACTGGTTCAGGGCACCCTAAATATCTTCGGCAAGATAGACATACTGGTCAATAACGTCGGCGGCGGCCGTAGCGAGGTCGGTGTAGGGGGCGGGGCGGTCAGTAAAAGAGGTTTTAGTATCCTCGACCTTACCGACGATGATTGGGATGGTGCCTATGAGGTCAATCTTAAGTCGCAAGTATACATGTGCAGGGCGGTCGCACCACACATGAAAGCACAAAAAGCGGCAAAATCATAA
- a CDS encoding SDR family oxidoreductase yields the protein MQGGRTTHESTKSGKIINISSIAGKTGDPHRMPYSSMKGAIITFTWALAKELAKDNINVNCICPGLIYTPAWKVGATILWQKVPRYQELKAPEEIFQEYVKRLVPLGREQTAEDIGRAAVFLASEDAKNITGQTINIDGGIVMD from the coding sequence GTGCAGGGCGGTCGCACCACACATGAAAGCACAAAAAGCGGCAAAATCATAAATATCTCCTCAATCGCTGGGAAAACTGGCGACCCCCATCGAATGCCCTATAGCTCTATGAAAGGAGCGATAATAACCTTCACTTGGGCGCTGGCCAAGGAGTTAGCCAAAGATAACATCAATGTCAACTGCATCTGCCCCGGGCTCATTTATACCCCGGCCTGGAAGGTAGGCGCCACAATACTCTGGCAGAAAGTACCCCGTTATCAAGAGTTGAAGGCACCCGAGGAAATCTTTCAAGAATACGTGAAAAGACTGGTGCCGCTCGGCAGAGAACAGACCGCTGAGGATATCGGCCGCGCTGCCGTTTTTTTGGCCTCGGAGGACGCCAAAAACATCACCGGCCAGACGATAAACATCGATGGCGGTATAGTAATGGACTAG
- a CDS encoding AAA family ATPase — protein sequence MRQERFTELALDALAASQELVRQFQHSQWDVEHLLLALLQQERGLVGDILRELKIDVEAVKQQLEGALSRTPGVAYEATQIYPTPRINRVGQMADEEANRLKDEYISTEHLLIAIIAEGGEAASILKGVGVDQEKVYGVLQQLRGGHRVTDTRAESRYRSLQKYGRDLTEFARQGKLDPVIGREVEIKRVMQILTRRTKNNPVVVGEAGVGKTAIAEGLAQKIAADDVPDSLKGRRVVALDMGALVAGSKFRGEFEERLKAVMDEVRQARGEVILFIDEIHTVVGAGAAEGAIDASNMLKPALAHGELQCVGATTIDEYRKFIEKDKALERRLQPVYLDEPTVDATIEILKGLRPRYEAHHKIEISDEALEAAARLSQRYIADRHLPDKAIDLIDEAASKIRIDTESATPEIRSLEQRLNQLTNEEEAASQRQDFQQAAQLKTERLKLEKEYNQAKNEWLKQEKISETVNEEHIAQLISSWTGIPVSQMLEGEAEKLLHMEERLHERLINQEEAVTAVSEAIRRSRVGLKDPRRPIGSFVFLGPTGVGKTELARTLAWFLFDDENAMVRLDMSEYQERHAVSRLIGAPPGYVGYEEGGQLTEAIRRRPYRVILLDEVEKAHPEVFNSLLQLLDDGRLTDGHGRTVDFKNCVIIMTSNAGVEHIKRESSLGFAPRKEETKAETQRYEAMKEKVMAEVKRTFRPEFLNRLDEIIVFHELTEEQIRHIVDLMVRDLQQRLAERKLNIELTEKAKTWLAREGYDPVFGARPLRRVIERHVENPLSTRLLRGEFKEGETVKVDLGDEGLTFVAKASARVAV from the coding sequence ATGAGGCAGGAGAGATTTACAGAACTGGCATTGGACGCACTGGCAGCTTCCCAGGAGCTTGTCCGCCAGTTTCAACACAGCCAGTGGGATGTGGAACATCTTTTGCTGGCACTGCTGCAGCAGGAGCGTGGGCTGGTAGGCGATATTTTAAGAGAACTGAAAATCGACGTTGAAGCGGTCAAGCAGCAGCTGGAAGGGGCCTTGAGCAGGACACCCGGAGTAGCCTATGAGGCTACGCAAATTTACCCTACTCCCCGAATTAACCGTGTCGGCCAGATGGCCGATGAGGAGGCGAATCGACTGAAAGACGAGTATATCAGCACCGAGCATCTCCTCATCGCCATTATCGCCGAAGGGGGCGAAGCCGCCTCCATTCTGAAAGGGGTCGGTGTGGACCAGGAAAAGGTCTACGGCGTCCTGCAGCAACTTCGCGGCGGGCACCGGGTAACCGATACCAGAGCGGAGAGCCGTTACCGCTCGCTGCAGAAGTACGGTCGCGACCTCACCGAGTTCGCCCGACAGGGGAAACTCGACCCGGTCATTGGCCGTGAGGTTGAAATCAAGCGAGTGATGCAGATACTCACCCGGCGCACCAAGAACAATCCGGTGGTCGTTGGCGAAGCCGGCGTGGGCAAGACCGCCATCGCCGAAGGACTGGCCCAGAAAATCGCTGCCGATGATGTCCCCGATTCCCTCAAGGGCCGGCGCGTTGTCGCCCTTGATATGGGTGCTCTGGTGGCGGGCAGCAAGTTCCGCGGCGAGTTTGAGGAGCGTCTCAAGGCGGTCATGGACGAGGTCCGCCAGGCCCGGGGTGAGGTCATCCTTTTCATCGATGAGATTCACACGGTAGTCGGTGCCGGTGCCGCCGAGGGTGCCATTGATGCCAGCAATATGCTCAAACCGGCCCTGGCCCACGGCGAACTGCAATGCGTTGGTGCCACCACCATTGACGAGTACCGCAAGTTCATTGAAAAAGACAAGGCGCTGGAGCGGCGTCTGCAGCCAGTATATCTGGATGAACCAACGGTTGACGCTACCATAGAGATTTTGAAAGGCTTGAGGCCACGATACGAAGCGCACCACAAGATAGAAATCTCCGATGAGGCCCTGGAGGCCGCCGCCCGCCTCAGCCAGCGTTATATCGCCGACCGGCACCTGCCGGACAAGGCAATCGACCTCATCGATGAGGCGGCGAGCAAGATACGCATCGACACCGAAAGTGCTACCCCGGAAATCCGCTCACTGGAACAGCGGTTGAACCAGCTGACCAATGAGGAGGAAGCCGCCTCGCAGCGACAGGACTTCCAGCAGGCGGCACAGCTCAAGACGGAAAGGCTTAAACTGGAAAAAGAATATAACCAGGCTAAGAATGAGTGGCTCAAGCAGGAAAAAATCAGCGAGACGGTGAACGAGGAACATATCGCCCAGCTCATCTCCAGCTGGACCGGCATTCCCGTTTCCCAGATGCTGGAGGGCGAGGCGGAAAAACTGCTCCACATGGAAGAGAGACTCCACGAGCGGTTGATTAACCAGGAGGAGGCGGTCACGGCCGTCTCCGAAGCCATTCGCCGCAGTCGTGTCGGGCTGAAAGACCCCAGGCGGCCCATCGGCAGTTTCGTCTTTCTCGGGCCGACCGGTGTCGGCAAGACCGAGCTGGCCCGCACCCTTGCCTGGTTCCTCTTCGACGACGAGAACGCCATGGTGCGCCTGGATATGTCAGAGTACCAGGAGCGGCACGCCGTGTCCCGGCTCATCGGTGCCCCTCCAGGTTATGTTGGCTACGAGGAAGGTGGCCAGCTAACCGAGGCTATCAGGAGGCGTCCCTACCGGGTTATCCTCCTGGATGAGGTCGAGAAAGCGCATCCCGAGGTCTTTAATAGTCTGCTCCAGCTTCTGGACGACGGGCGCTTGACCGATGGCCACGGCAGGACGGTCGACTTTAAAAACTGCGTCATCATCATGACCAGCAACGCCGGTGTGGAACACATCAAGCGTGAATCATCGCTCGGCTTTGCTCCCCGTAAAGAAGAAACCAAAGCAGAAACGCAGCGATATGAGGCGATGAAGGAAAAGGTGATGGCCGAGGTAAAGAGGACCTTCCGCCCCGAATTCCTCAACCGCCTCGATGAGATAATCGTCTTCCACGAGCTTACTGAAGAGCAGATTAGGCATATCGTCGACCTGATGGTCAGAGACCTGCAGCAGCGCCTGGCAGAGCGAAAGCTGAACATTGAACTCACCGAAAAGGCCAAAACATGGCTGGCCAGGGAAGGCTATGACCCGGTCTTCGGTGCCAGACCTTTACGACGGGTTATCGAACGCCACGTGGAAAACCCTCTGTCCACCAGACTGCTCAGAGGAGAATTCAAGGAGGGTGAAACTGTAAAAGTTGATCTTGGCGACGAAGGTTTGACCTTCGTCGCCAAGGCTTCGGCCAGGGTCGCTGTCTGA
- a CDS encoding MerR family transcriptional regulator, translating into MERNEEPRYVISVAARILGTHTYTLRYYERIGLIGPKRSQGNIRLYSDRDIDLLRRVKTLVEDMGVNLAGVEVILRLVQRMGEMQNEMEKLESEVKRLGGE; encoded by the coding sequence ATGGAACGAAATGAAGAACCGAGATATGTAATCAGCGTTGCCGCCCGGATTCTGGGCACACACACTTACACGCTGCGCTACTACGAACGGATTGGCCTGATAGGGCCGAAACGCTCGCAGGGCAACATCAGGCTCTACTCGGACAGAGACATCGACCTGCTCCGCCGGGTCAAGACGCTGGTTGAGGATATGGGAGTTAACCTGGCCGGCGTGGAGGTCATCCTACGCCTGGTACAGCGGATGGGCGAGATGCAGAACGAAATGGAAAAGTTGGAATCCGAGGTAAAAAGGCTGGGAGGTGAATAA
- a CDS encoding 3-keto-5-aminohexanoate cleavage protein, translating to MIVTDKLIVCVAPCGSFLGKEANPNIPTSPEEIAEEVYRAWNEGASLAHIHARNNEGMATTDPEVFREITHLIKEKGCDIVLEFSTSPGREEGASVEDGFRVLEASPELVSFNVGVAVFMRAGSEQIRPWTRSFTERMIKALLERDIKPEFELHGGLGSLAVEVKYLIENYPIAKPYWIDFPLGMQRTAQNATPYTPRTLMHLVDQLPPDSMFMTLAVGADETPAVVQSILLGGHARVGFEDNIYYSRGVLAKSNAEYVTRIARIGMDLGRTIATPAEARDLLGLSELQGKKSTTRKRND from the coding sequence ATGATAGTTACCGATAAACTTATTGTATGCGTTGCTCCCTGCGGCAGTTTTCTAGGCAAAGAGGCAAACCCCAACATACCGACCAGCCCCGAGGAAATCGCCGAAGAAGTATATCGTGCCTGGAATGAAGGCGCTTCTCTGGCCCATATTCACGCCCGCAATAACGAAGGCATGGCCACTACCGACCCCGAGGTTTTTCGCGAAATCACCCACCTGATAAAGGAGAAGGGATGTGACATAGTTCTGGAATTCAGCACCTCTCCGGGACGTGAAGAGGGAGCGAGTGTTGAGGATGGATTTAGAGTCCTTGAAGCTAGCCCGGAACTGGTATCCTTCAACGTTGGGGTTGCTGTCTTTATGCGCGCAGGAAGTGAACAAATCCGGCCCTGGACGCGTTCCTTTACCGAGAGAATGATAAAGGCACTGCTGGAGAGAGATATAAAACCCGAGTTTGAACTGCATGGCGGATTGGGCAGTTTAGCCGTGGAGGTCAAATATCTTATTGAAAATTACCCCATCGCCAAACCTTACTGGATTGACTTTCCGCTGGGAATGCAAAGGACCGCACAGAATGCGACCCCCTATACGCCGAGGACTCTGATGCATCTTGTTGACCAGCTTCCTCCAGATTCGATGTTCATGACTCTTGCCGTCGGTGCTGATGAGACACCAGCCGTAGTCCAGTCAATTCTTCTTGGTGGCCATGCCCGGGTCGGTTTTGAGGATAATATATATTACAGCAGAGGGGTTCTTGCCAAGAGCAACGCCGAATACGTTACCAGAATAGCTAGAATAGGTATGGACCTTGGGCGAACGATAGCTACACCGGCTGAAGCACGTGATTTACTGGGATTATCGGAATTACAAGGTAAAAAGAGCACGACTCGAAAGCGCAATGACTGA
- a CDS encoding VOC family protein, producing MKGETRGELLSKFHHMGVMVKNMDKAVEYFQALGIGPFEPSNLVHIDRQMYGKPVAADVKNIVKATTMGPIGIELIQPVSGKSVHGEWVESHGEGINHIAFIVDDIEEATSIMVEVNPMATLKKPRVPTYL from the coding sequence ATGAAGGGGGAAACAAGAGGAGAGCTGCTATCAAAGTTCCATCACATGGGGGTGATGGTTAAGAACATGGACAAGGCTGTTGAATATTTTCAAGCTCTGGGTATAGGGCCATTTGAACCATCGAATTTAGTTCATATAGACAGGCAGATGTATGGCAAGCCTGTCGCTGCTGATGTCAAGAATATAGTAAAAGCAACAACGATGGGGCCAATAGGGATTGAGTTAATTCAACCTGTTTCAGGAAAGTCCGTCCACGGGGAATGGGTGGAGAGCCACGGTGAAGGCATTAACCACATAGCCTTCATTGTGGATGACATCGAAGAAGCGACTTCTATAATGGTTGAGGTTAATCCTATGGCAACTCTAAAGAAGCCTAGAGTGCCCACCTATTTGTGA